Proteins encoded together in one Vitis vinifera cultivar Pinot Noir 40024 chromosome 4, ASM3070453v1 window:
- the LOC100241108 gene encoding glutamate receptor 2.8: protein MRNNLTQFPLYLFCCLSLWIFFTEMVMSRNTTIPVKVGVVLDMDTWLAKMGLRCISMALSEFYASHGHYKTRLVLEIRDSKRDVVGAAAAALDLLQNEEVQAIIGPASSMQANFVIGLGDKAHVPIISFSATSPSLSSLRSRYFVRATLNDSAQVPAIRAIVQAFGWREVVLIYVDNEYGNGVIPYLTDALQEIDTRISYRSVIHPLATDDQILEELYKLMTMPTRVFIVHMFTPLGPRLFTRANEIGMMKEGYVWILTDGLTDILSTLDPSVIDSMQGVLGVKPHVPRSKELESFKIRWKRKIQQEYPTNESFELNIFGLWAYDAASGQAMAVEKHGPTNFSFQKSNTHRNSTDLDTVGVSQIGPSLLQSLLSTRFKGLSGHFQIFNSQLRSSAFQVVNVIGKGERGVGFWTPENGTVRKLHSTSKANLGTIVWPGESPSVPKGWVLPTNEKKMRIGVPVTNGSGKFVKVTRDPSTNATEVTGFSIAVFDAVMAALPYAVPYEYIPFQTPDYNDLIYQVYLKKYDAVVGDTTILANRSLYVDFTLPYTESGVSMIVPIIDRRRKNAWVFLKPLTWDLWVTTSCFFVFIGFVIWVLEHRVNKDFRGPRSHQVGTIFWFSFSTLVFAQKERIVSNLARFVVIIWLFVVLILTQSYTASLTSMLTVQQLNPTITDINELIKKGERVGCEHGSFVHEFLIESMKFDESNLVNYESTEVLDELFSKGRIAAAFDEIPYIKLFLAKYCSKYTAVGPTYKFDGFGFVFPKGSPLVADVSRQVLNVTEGAKMLQFEKAWFGQTPSCPELTNSVSSNSIGLNSFWGLFLIAGIASFVALITCITTFLYENRDALINLNSPSSIWRKIKAMVTRFDDKDLRSHTFRKSDQLQDKWHQSHGCSYTNFAPSPSTLLIPTHNNSAFFGEQGTPSSGHADPAGPNRPMSPYIMFEYELANINHE, encoded by the exons ATGAGAAACAACCTTACCCAATTCCCTTTATATCTCTTCTGCTGTCTGTCTTTATGGATTTTCTTCACGGAGATGGTCATGTCACGGAACACAACAATACCGGTTAAAGTGGGAGTGGTTCTTGACATGGATACATGGCTGGCGAAGATGGGCTTGAGATGCATCTCCATGGCCCTCTCAGAGTTCTATGCCTCTCATGGGCACTACAAGACTAGGCTGGTTCTGGAAATCAGAGATTCCAAAAGAGATGTTGTGGGTGCAGCTGCAGCAG CTCTAGATTTATTACAAAATGAGGAAGTTCAAGCCATCATTGGACCAGCATCCTCCATGCAGGCCAACTTTGTGATTGGTCTCGGAGACAAGGCCCATGTGCCCATCATTTCATTTTCTGCAACTAGTCCTTCTCTTTCTTCGCTCCGGAGTCGATATTTTGTCCGAGCCACACTGAATGACTCAGCTCAAGTACCAGCTATAAGGGCAATCGTCCAAGCCTTTGGGTGGAGAGAAGTTGTGCTCATTTACGTGGACAACGAGTATGGAAATGGAGTGATACCATATCTTACTGATGCCTTGCAAGAGATTGACACCCGTATCTCCTACAGGAGCGTCATTCATCCATTAGCCACCGATGATCAAATCCTCGAAGAGCTTTACAAGTTGATGACAATGCCAACCAGAGTTTTCATTGTACACATGTTTACACCTCTAGGCCCACGGCTTTTCACCAGAGCGAATGAGATTGGAATGATGAAAGAAGGTTATGTTTGGATTCTAACTGATGGGTTAACTGATATCTTGAGTACTTTGGATCCATCTGTCATTGATTCAATGCAAGGAGTGTTGGGCGTGAAGCCTCATGTTCCAAGATCGAAAGAGcttgaaagttttaaaatcagatggaaaaggaaaatccAACAAGAATATCCAACCAATGAAAGCTTTGAGCTGAACATTTTTGGACTCTGGGCTTATGATGCTGCTTCTGGGCAAGCCATGGCAGTTGAAAAACATGGGCCAACAAACTTCAGCTTCCAAAAGTCTAATACTCACAGAAATTCAACCGATCTTGATACTGTAGGAGTCTCCCAAATTGGTCCAAGTCTTCTCCAATCACTATTAAGTACTAGATTTAAGGGCCTTAGTGGacactttcaaatttttaacaGTCAACTACGTTCATCAGCTTTTCAGGTAGTCAATGTGATCGGCAAAGGGGAAAGAGGGGTTGGATTTTGGACACCAGAGAATGGAACTGTAAGAAAGTTACATTCCACTTCCAAGGCCAATCTAGGAACAATCGTATGGCCAGGAGAATCACCCTCCGTTCCTAAAGGTTGGGTCCTTCCAACCAATGAGAAGAAGATGAGAATAGGAGTACCAGTCACCAACGGTTCTGGTAAATTCGTAAAGGTGACACGAGATCCTAGCACTAACGCGACCGAGGTCACTGGATTTTCCATTGCAGTCTTCGATGCAGTGATGGCAGCATTACCATATGCTGTTCCTTATGAGTACATTCCCTTCCAGACGCCTGATTACAACGATTTGATATATCAAGTATATCTCAAG AAGTATGATGCTGTGGTGGGAGATACTACTATTCTAGCGAACAGGTCCTTGTATGTAGACTTCACACTACCGTACACAGAATCTGGGGTGTCAATGATCGTGCCCATCAtagatagaagaagaaaaaatgcatGGGTTTTCTTGAAGCCACTTACTTGGGACCTTTGGGTGACAACCTCTTGTTTCTTTGTATTCATTGGCTTTGTGATTTGGGTTCTTGAACATCGAGTAAATAAAGATTTTAGAGGGCCTCGTTCACATCAAGTTGGCACTATCTTCTGGTTTTCATTCTCAACATTGGTGTTTGCTCAGA AGGAGAGAATTGTCAGCAACTTGGCTCGGTTTGTGGTGATCATATGGCTTTTTGTGGTGCTGATTCTTACTCAAAGTTACACAGCCAGCTTGACTTCAATGTTGACAGTTCAACAGCTCAACCCAACCATCACCGATATAAATGAGCTCATAAAGAAAGGGGAGCGTGTAGGTTGCGAACATGGCTCTTTCGTTCATGAATTCTTGATCGAATCGATGAAATTTGATGAGTCCAACCTTGTAAACTATGAGTCAACAGAAGTACTggatgaattattttcaaaaggtAGAATTGCTGCCGCATTTGATGAAATCCCTTACATTAAGCTTTTCCTTGCAAAATATTGCTCCAAATACACTGCAGTTGGACCAACATACAAGTTTGATGGGTTTGGATTT GTGTTTCCAAAGGGTTCACCCCTTGTAGCTGATGTTTCGAGGCAAGTCTTAAACGTGACCGAGGGAGCTAAAATGCTACAATTTGAGAAGGCATGGTTTGGGCAAACACCCAGTTGTCCAGAGCTCACCAACTCAGTTTCTTCAAACAGCATCGGCCTTAATAGCTTTTGGGGCCTATTCCTCATTGCTGGAATCGCTTCATTTGTAGCTCTCATCACATGCATCACCACATTCCTTTATGAAAATAGAGATGCATTAATAAACTTGAATTCCCCATCTTCCATATGGAGAAAAATTAAAGCCATGGTGACACGCTTTGACGACAAAGATCTTAGGTCCCATACTTTTAGAAAAAGTGATCAACTTCAAGACAAGTGGCATCAAAGCCATGGATGCAGCTACACCAACTTCGCTCCAAGTCCATCGACCCTTTTGATCCCAACACACAATAATTCTGCTTTCTTCGGAGAACAAGGAACACCTTCTTCTGGACATGCTGATCCAGCCGGTCCAAATCGGCCAATGTCTCCATATATAATGTTTGAATATGAGCTTGCTAATATAAATCACGAGTAA